The DNA region CGGCTTCGACAAGACCGAGGTGGTGAGCCCGCGCTACTCACGCAACGTCTACGACGCGGCCATCCGCAACATCGGCGTGACGATGATCACGGTGGACACGGCGGAGGAGTTCGAGCGGGCGCTCGGTCCGCGCACCGCGATGATCTACCTCAACGCCGGCGAGGGCTCGACCTCCGGGCCGCTGTCGCTGGAGAACGTGGCGCGCATGGCGCGGCCGCGCAACATCCCCATCCTGATCGACGCCGCCGCCGAGATCCTCACCGTCCCCAACGTGCACCTCCAGCAGGGCGCCACCGTCGTCGCCTACAGCGGCGGCAAGGCGCTGTGCGGGCCGCAGTGCGCAGGGCTGCTGCTCGGTCGCAAGGACCTGCTGCTCTCGGCGTGGCAGGCCAGCGCGCCGCACCACGGTCCGGGCCGCGACAACAAGGTCGGGCGCGAGGAGACGCTCGGCATGCTGGCCGCGGTCGAGGCGTGGGTGACGCGCGACCACGACGCGGACTGGAAGACCTGGCTCTCGTGGCTCGACACGATCAGCGCGCGCGTTTCGACCGTGACTGGGGTGAAGACGTCGGTGCAGTTGCCGACAGGGCTCTCCAACCGCAGCCCGGCGCTCACGATCTCGTGGGATCCGTCCGCCCTGCACATCACCGGCGAGGATGTCGCCGAGTTGCTGGCGAGCACGAAGCCGCGCATCGCGGTGGGCGCCGGCGGCCGGGGCCGCCAGGCCGATGCCGACGCCACCTCGATTTCGGTGACCGCGTGGATGATGCAGCCGGGCGACGCGCGGATCGTCGCCGACCGCATCCATGCCGTGCTCACGGCCAAGCGCGAGCCGCGATCGACGGCCATGCCGGCGCCGTCGACGAGCGTTGCCGGACGGTGGGACGTCGACATCGCGTTCTCGAGCAGCACCGGCCGGCATACGCTGTCGCTCGAGCAGGATGGCAACTGGCTGCGGGGCACGCACCAGGGCGAGTTCTCGACCCGCGACGTCGTGGGCACCATCGAGGGCGCGAACGTGACGCTGCGGAGCGTCGAGCGGACCCTCGGCAGTGCGGTCACCTTCACGTTCTCGGGTACGGTGTCGGGCGACGCCCTTGCCGGCTCGATCCACATGGGCGAGTACCTCACGGCGACGTTCACCGCGAAGAAGCACGCCTACACGCAGCCGCGCACGCGCGTCGTGGTCCCGAAGGGCCCGCCGCTGGCGACGTAGGCCGGGTTCCGGGCACCGGGCACCGGGTTCCGGGCACCGGAAAGGCGGGCGCCGGGAAGGCCGGGTGTAGGCGTCGCCCTTGGGCGACGCTCCGGACGACCCGATCCTCCCCTGACGTGCCCCTGACCGTCGCGCAAGCGCGCCAGCTACGTCCGGCGAGGCGTCAGCCCAGGTGGATCCTCGGGCGCCACTGCGGGTCGGGCTCGATCTGCCGCAGCACCTCGCGCGTGACCGGGGCGGTGTCGCCCTCGCCGAACGCCATGAACTTCAGCAGGTAGGCGATCGGGTTGCCCTCGGTCCAGCCGAAGTAGGCGTGGGGCACGCGACCGGTCGCGTCGCGCACGTGCAGCAGCAGCGCCGCGATCGCGTTGGGCACCGCCGGGCTCTTGCAGCGCAGCACGCGATACGGCCCGATCTGCACGCCGGTCACCTCGAGCACGTCGTCGACGAACTCGGACGCGTCGCCCGGCTGCACCTCGAGGAACAGCACGTTGTTGAGGCTCTCGATGTGGTGGCTGCTGCGCGCCTCGCGCCACTTGGCCGCGTACTCGGCCTCCACACCCTTGTCTGGCCGGTTGGCGATCACGCGCACGGTCGGCGCGGTCAGGGAGGCCAGCCAGGCGCCGGCCGCCTCGTCGAACTTGACGTGCTTGATGCGCAGCTCGGTGGAGCGAAGCACGCGCGAGAGCAGCGACGTGCCGATGATCGACGCGATGAAGAAGCTGGCGATCTTGATGCCGTCGGGCCGCTCGATGACGTTGACGACCGTCGTGTAGGCGAAGACCAGGGTGATCGCGCCGAAGGCCCACGCCAGGCCGCCGGTGCGGCGCGCGTGGATGGTCGTGGCCAGCGCGGCGGAGGTCATCAGCACGAGGACGCCCGTGGCATAGGCCCCACCCTGCGCCTCGACGTCGGCCTGGAAGATCAGGGTCACCGCGCAGGTCACGGCCAGGATGATCAGCACCAGCGGCCGCGTGGCGCGCACCCAGTCGGGCGCCATGCCGTAGCGCGGCAGGTACTTCGGGATGAGCGTCAGCAGGCCGGCCATCGCCGACGCGCCGGCGAACCACAGGATCGCGATCGTCAGGATGTCGTAGGCCGTGCCGAACACGTGGCCGAGGTCGCGGTGGGCAAGGTAGGCGAGCGCGCGCCCACGGGCCTCGCCCCCTTCCTCGAATGCCGATGCCGGGATGTTGAGCGTCGTGGCGAGGCTGCTGGCCAGGAGCAGGACGCTCATGATCAGGGCAGCGCTCGTGAGCAGGCGCCCGGTGCCACGGATGCGCCCCGTCGGCTGCGCCTCGGTCTCGCCGGGGTCGCCCTGCACCAGCGGCATCACCGCGACGCCGGTCTCGAACCCCGACAGGCCGAGCGCCAGCTTCGGGAAGAGGAACAAGGCAACGGCCACCATCATCACGGGATTGCCGTGAGCGGCCAGCAGGGCCGTACGCCAGTTCGAGAAGTATTCGGGGTGGTGGAGGATCGCCCACAACTCGACGAGCAGCACGACGACGTTGACGGCGAGGTAGCCGAGCACGATCACCACGGCCAGGCCGATCGCCTCGCGGAAGCCCTTCAGGAACACGGCGCCGAGCATCACCAGCAACAGCAGCGTGAGCCACACGGGGTGGTCGAGCCAGTGGGGGGCGAACGGGTTGTGGATGATGTGCTCGGTCGCGTCGGCGGCAGACAGCGTGATGGTGATCACGAAGTCGGTCGCCGCAAAGCCCAGCAGGATGAGGACCAGGGCCTTGCCCCGCCAGCGCGGGAGCAGTTGCTCGAGCAGCGCGACGCTGCCCTGCCCGTGGGGGCTCAGGGCGGCGATGCGGCGGTACACCGGCAGCGCCCCGAGGAGCGTGAGCGCGATGAGGACCAGCGTCGCCAGCGGCGACAGCACGCCGGCGGCCAGGAAGGCGATGCCGGGCTGGTAGCCGAGGGTCGAGAAGTAGTCGACCCCGGTCAGGCACATCACCTTCCACCAGGAGGCGGTGTGGATCGGGGCGTGGCCGGCAGCGGCGTCCGGTTCGAGGTCCGCGAGGAGCCAGTCCCGGAGAGGTGTCGTGGTCACGGGGTTCGAGGCACGCCCGAAGAGGAACCGCGGGCGTGCGGCAAACGTCAACACTACGCCGCTTGTCGGTGCCCGGCAAGCTACAATCGGCGCAATCGGCGTCGCACGCGCCCGGCCCGCCTCGGGCAGGGTCGGGGGCGGGATGCGACGCGGAGGAGGCTCCACCCATGTCCGTCAGTGCGTCTGCCCCCGTGATCCCGGTCACCCGGACCTCGTCGCCCCGTCCCCGCCCGGCGGAGGACGCCCTCGGCTTCGGCAAGCACTTCGCCGACCACATGCTGGTGGTCGATTACGTCGAGGGACAGGGCTGGATCGCCCCGCGCATCGTGCCCTATGGCCCCCTGTCGCTCGATCCCGCAGCGTCGGTGCTGCACTACGGGCAGGCGATGTTCGAGGGCCTGAAGGCGTACCGGCAGGCCGACGGGCGAATCGCGCTGTTCCGCCCCGACCGTAATGCGCACCGCATGGCCACCGGGGCCGGGCGGCTGTCGATTCCGGCCATCGACGAGCAGTTGTTCGTCCAGGGCATCGCGCAGCTCGTCAACGTGGATGCCGACTGGGTGCCGTCGGCGCCCGGCACGGCGCTGTACATCCGGCCGACGATCATCGCGACCGAGCCGTTCCTGGGCGTGCGCGCCTCGAAGACCTACACGTTCTTCGTGATCACGGGGCCGGTGGGCGCCTACTACGCCGGCGGCCTCAAGCCGGTGCGCATCTGGGTCGAGAAGGAGCGCGTGCGCGCGGTCAAGGGCGGCATCGGTGCGGCCAAGGCGGCGGCCAACTACGTGGCCAGCCTCCAGGTGGCCGAGGAGGCCCGCGCGCGCGGCTGCGACCAGGTGCTCTGGCTCGACGCCATCGGGCACCAGTACGTCGAGGAGGTCGGGACGATGAACCTGTGCCTGGTGATCGACGGCACGCTGGTCACCCCGCCGCTCGGGGGCAGCATCCTTCCCGGCATCACGCGCGAGACGGTGCTGACGATCGCCCGCGACTGGGGCATGCCCGTCGAGGAACGGCTCGTGTCGATCGGCGAGGTGCGCGAGGCACACGCGAAGGGTTCGCTGCAGGAAGTGTTCGGCGTCGGCACGGCTGCCGTGGTGTCGGTGGTCGGCACCCTGGCCAGCGAGGATGGCGACATGGTGATCAACGGCGGCGACCCGGGGCCGATTGCCAATCGCCTCTACGACGCGATCACGCGCATCCAGTACGGCCTCGATCCGGACCCACGCGGCTGGCGGGTGGTCATCTGATGCGCCTGCCGATCTATCAGGTCGACGCGTTCACGGGGGAGGTGTTCCGCGGCAACCCGGCCGCGGTGGTGCCGCTCGAGACCTGGATCGCCGATGCCACGATGCAGGGCATCGCCGCCGAGAACAACCTGGCCGAGACGGCCTTCTTCGTGCCGACCGGCCCCGCGCACTACCACCTGCGCTGGTTCACGCCGGAGGTCGAGGTCGACCTCTGCGGCCACGCGACGCTGGCCGCGGCAGCCGTCCTGTACGAGCACCTCGGGCAGGATGCGCCAGCCGTGACGTTCGACACGCGAAGCGGCCCGCTGGTGGTCGCTCGCGAGGGCGGCGCGTACACGATGGACTTCCCCGCCCGCCGGCCGCGCCCGCTGCCCCGCGACCGGCAGGTCGCGGTGGCGCTCGGCGGTGAGCCCAACGAGCTGTGGCTCGCCCGCGACTGCATGGCTGTATTCGAGACCGAGGCCGAGGTGCGGGCGCTGGTGCCCGACATGGCCAAGGTCAAGGCGCTGGGCGTCTTCGCGATGATCGCCACCGCGCCGGCCGACCCGGCGTTGTCGCCGGGCGCCGACTTCGTGTCGCGGTTCTTCGCCCCGGCGGCAGGCGTCGCCGAGGACCCGGTGACCGGCTCGGCCCACTGCACCCTGGTGCCCTACTGGGCTGATCGCCTCGCGAAGACCACGCTGGAGGCGCGGCAGGTCTCCAGGCGGGGCGGCGCACTCCGCTGCACGATCGACGGTGACCGCGTGCGGATGACCGGCCAGACGGTCTGCTATCTCGAAGGCACGATCACCGTCTAGCCCCGGGCCCTACCTGCCCTGTCCGACAGCCTGCTAGCATTTCCGGATGCTCGACGGTACCCAGGCTCCGCAGGTGAAGGGTCGCGCCACGGTCGGTTGGCTCCTGCCCCTGCTCCTGACCCTCTTTTTCCTGTCCGGGTTCTGCGCCCTCATCTACCAGACCCTCTGGCTCCGGCTGCTGGCGCTGGTGTTCGGCGTCACCGTCTACGCCGCCAGCACCGTGCTCGCGAGCTTCATGAGCGGCCTGGCCATCGGCAGCCTGATCGCCGGCTACGTGGCGGAGCGCACCAAGCACCCGCTGCGCCTCTTCGGCATCGCCGAGCTCCTCGTCGGCATCACCGCCCTGCTCACGCCGTGGGCCCTCGACGCCGTCACGCGGCTGTACATGGGGTGGTACCCGTCGCTGGCCGGCAATCTCGGCCAGCTCACGCTGGTTCGCTTCCTCCTCTCGTTCGCGGTGCTGCTGCTGCCGACGGTCCTGATGGGGTCGACACTGCCGCTGGTGTTGAAGTCCGCGCTGGGCGGCAGCCGCGACGTCGGCCAACGCATCGGCCTGCTCTATGGCATCAACACCACCGGCGCCATCGCCGGCGCGCTGCTGGCCGGCTTCGTGCTCATTCCGGGCATCGGCCTGCAGGCCGCGTTCAGGCTGGCGGCGTCGCTCAACGCGCTCATCGGCATCGCCGCCATCGTCGCCAGCACGAGGACCGACAGTGCTCACTGGAGTCGGGAATCGGGAATCGGCAATCGGACGTCGCCGGCCACGCCTGACGCCGTCGCCCCACCCCAGTCCGTAGCCGTCGGCCTGGGCCGACGGTCAGCCAACGCCGACACCGCGGCCGAATCCAGCGCCGCCCAGGGTCGACGCCTACGTGATGGTGACGTCGAGGCCTCCACCTTCACGCGCGTCGCGGTGCTGCTCGTGTTCGGGCTCTCGGGCGCCGTGTCGCTCGCGCTCGAGGTGCTCTGGTTCCGCGTCCTCGTGATCTTCCTGCGCCCGACCACGTACTCCTTCACGCTGATGCTGGGCACGGTGCTCTCGGGCATCGCGATCGGCAGCTACCTCGCCTCGCCGATCCTCAAGCGCGGCCGCAATCTCCTGGCGTGGCTGGCCGGGCTCGAGCTCGGGATCGCGGTGCTCGCCCTGTCGTCGTTCCAGGGCCTCGGGATCACCGTGTACTCGATGGGCTGGCTGCGGCGCACGCTCACCGACTCGCCCGTCGTGGCCTACCTGTCGCCGCTGCTGGTGGCCAGCCTGCTCGCCATCCTCCCGACGGCACTGCTGCTCGGCATGGCCTTCCCGATCGGCCTGCGCGTGTGGGCGGGGACGGCAACCGACGATGGACGCGCCGCCAAGCTGGCGGGCATCTTCTACTCGATCAACGTGTGCGGGGCGATCGTCGGGGCCGCCGGGGCGGGCTTCGTGCTGATTCCCACGCTGGGCAGCACCGGCACGCTGCTCACCCTGGCCAGCGTGACCCTCGCGGGCGCATTGTTGCTCGTCATGTCGCTGTGGAAGACGCAGCGGCGCGCCGCCCTGACGATGACCGTCGTCGCCCTGGGCATCTTCGGCACCCTCGCCGCGCTGCAGGTCGACCCGTTCGAGGTGGCGCTCGTGAACTTCCACCGCAACGAGCGCCGCATCTGGCGCGAGGAGGGCGTGCAGACCAGCGTCGCCATCCACGAGCGACGCACCGGCCCGCGCCCGCAGGACCGCATGCGGATCATGTACCTCGACGGCATGCACCAGTCCAACGACATGCGGTCGACGATCTTCGGCCACAGCCGCATCGGCTTCCTGCCGACCGCGCTGCACCCGAACCCGACGCGGGCGCTCGTGGTGGGCCTCGGCGCGGGGACCACGCCCGGCGCCATCGCGATGTTCCCCAACGTGCAGGTCGACGTCGTCGAGCTCTCGGGCACCGTCGTCAAGGGCGCCAGGTTCTTCCGCATGGCGAACCGCGACGTGCTCACGAAGCCCAACGTGCACCTGCGCGTCGACGACGGCCGCAACTTCCTGCTCCTGAGTCCGCCCAGGCAGTACGACATCATCACCGCCGACGTGATCCTCCCCCGCCACGCCGGGGCGGCCAACGTCTACTCGGTGCAGTACTTCGAGCTGGTCAAGCGGGCGCTCAAGGACGATGGGATCGCGCTGCAGTGGAACGGCGGCGACACGGCGACCGAGTACGCGCTGATCCTGCGGACGTT from Luteitalea sp. TBR-22 includes:
- a CDS encoding aminotransferase class V-fold PLP-dependent enzyme, with protein sequence MTDFRDDGVTRRELLQMSHALAVPALVAGAATHAAGATAAGPLKPGPDIYQSIGVEPVINCRGTFTIIGGSIERPEVRAAMDAASRHFVQIDELAMAVGQRFAELTGAEWGMVSAGCAAGLKHVTAACVTGGNPERLVRIPNLAGFDKTEVVSPRYSRNVYDAAIRNIGVTMITVDTAEEFERALGPRTAMIYLNAGEGSTSGPLSLENVARMARPRNIPILIDAAAEILTVPNVHLQQGATVVAYSGGKALCGPQCAGLLLGRKDLLLSAWQASAPHHGPGRDNKVGREETLGMLAAVEAWVTRDHDADWKTWLSWLDTISARVSTVTGVKTSVQLPTGLSNRSPALTISWDPSALHITGEDVAELLASTKPRIAVGAGGRGRQADADATSISVTAWMMQPGDARIVADRIHAVLTAKREPRSTAMPAPSTSVAGRWDVDIAFSSSTGRHTLSLEQDGNWLRGTHQGEFSTRDVVGTIEGANVTLRSVERTLGSAVTFTFSGTVSGDALAGSIHMGEYLTATFTAKKHAYTQPRTRVVVPKGPPLAT
- a CDS encoding branched-chain amino acid aminotransferase, which produces MSVSASAPVIPVTRTSSPRPRPAEDALGFGKHFADHMLVVDYVEGQGWIAPRIVPYGPLSLDPAASVLHYGQAMFEGLKAYRQADGRIALFRPDRNAHRMATGAGRLSIPAIDEQLFVQGIAQLVNVDADWVPSAPGTALYIRPTIIATEPFLGVRASKTYTFFVITGPVGAYYAGGLKPVRIWVEKERVRAVKGGIGAAKAAANYVASLQVAEEARARGCDQVLWLDAIGHQYVEEVGTMNLCLVIDGTLVTPPLGGSILPGITRETVLTIARDWGMPVEERLVSIGEVREAHAKGSLQEVFGVGTAAVVSVVGTLASEDGDMVINGGDPGPIANRLYDAITRIQYGLDPDPRGWRVVI
- a CDS encoding PhzF family phenazine biosynthesis protein encodes the protein MRLPIYQVDAFTGEVFRGNPAAVVPLETWIADATMQGIAAENNLAETAFFVPTGPAHYHLRWFTPEVEVDLCGHATLAAAAVLYEHLGQDAPAVTFDTRSGPLVVAREGGAYTMDFPARRPRPLPRDRQVAVALGGEPNELWLARDCMAVFETEAEVRALVPDMAKVKALGVFAMIATAPADPALSPGADFVSRFFAPAAGVAEDPVTGSAHCTLVPYWADRLAKTTLEARQVSRRGGALRCTIDGDRVRMTGQTVCYLEGTITV
- a CDS encoding fused MFS/spermidine synthase translates to MLDGTQAPQVKGRATVGWLLPLLLTLFFLSGFCALIYQTLWLRLLALVFGVTVYAASTVLASFMSGLAIGSLIAGYVAERTKHPLRLFGIAELLVGITALLTPWALDAVTRLYMGWYPSLAGNLGQLTLVRFLLSFAVLLLPTVLMGSTLPLVLKSALGGSRDVGQRIGLLYGINTTGAIAGALLAGFVLIPGIGLQAAFRLAASLNALIGIAAIVASTRTDSAHWSRESGIGNRTSPATPDAVAPPQSVAVGLGRRSANADTAAESSAAQGRRLRDGDVEASTFTRVAVLLVFGLSGAVSLALEVLWFRVLVIFLRPTTYSFTLMLGTVLSGIAIGSYLASPILKRGRNLLAWLAGLELGIAVLALSSFQGLGITVYSMGWLRRTLTDSPVVAYLSPLLVASLLAILPTALLLGMAFPIGLRVWAGTATDDGRAAKLAGIFYSINVCGAIVGAAGAGFVLIPTLGSTGTLLTLASVTLAGALLLVMSLWKTQRRAALTMTVVALGIFGTLAALQVDPFEVALVNFHRNERRIWREEGVQTSVAIHERRTGPRPQDRMRIMYLDGMHQSNDMRSTIFGHSRIGFLPTALHPNPTRALVVGLGAGTTPGAIAMFPNVQVDVVELSGTVVKGARFFRMANRDVLTKPNVHLRVDDGRNFLLLSPPRQYDIITADVILPRHAGAANVYSVQYFELVKRALKDDGIALQWNGGDTATEYALILRTFRQVFPEMTLWGDGSLMIGMKGRLKVDLDAYRRKLADPVLRKVLEGFNLDAEEKLLKQFVGSPEDARALVGDGPVTTDDHPLVEYFLSRPQGEKPMDLSNVYGDVRPFIKSAAPVTFVPPGRAR